In the genome of Altererythrobacter sp. TH136, one region contains:
- a CDS encoding helicase-related protein — MPGVTIKAVLGPTNTGKTHLAIERMCGHSSGAIGFPLRLLAREVYDRVVRIKGEKSVALITGEERIEPRDARYFCCTAEAMPRLGGGHAFVALDEAQLSADRERGHVFTDRLLNARGREETMLLGSSTLEPMIKALIPKAEIVTRPRFSTLTYAGARKLSRLPPRSAIVAFSTEQVYAMAEMLRRFRGGAAVVMGGLSPETRNRQVALFQSGEVDYIVATDAIGMGLNLDVTHVAFAGLSKFDGVRQRRLTPAEMAQIAGRAGRHQQDGSFGTLSGSGTREGGPEFTDEEVYAIEEHRFAPLTSLYWREAEPRFDTVATLIADLESPPPEPGLARAPEAVDLAVLKRLAEDRAIADVRGHGMVRRLWEAASLPDFRQSGPDTHARFVARLWQDLRQGHLGADYVAARIAELDRPQGDIDTLQGRIAAIRSWAYIAQRPDWVLARDEMAARARAVEARLSDALHARLTERFVNRRTTILMKSIGTDAALLPVALGEGDVVTVEDEPIGHLEAFRFVVDHQANHADRRMLLAAAEKALPRLLGERARSLAADPSALELAQGEIRWQGKPLAHLGSGPSATRPRIVPSRDLAIVPDTDRQALLTAVERWLAARLSPLAPLTGLEAATRDPGVGSEARALLLALVGGHGAIPRDRAGTEHLPREARPLLRRLGVTFGALDVFAPALLKPAARRALHATGIDRRPVAGEMPPVLAASRQLPAGYRPAGDQAVRVDVAEKLVRAAHDARVKAGRARHFTLDPALATSTGLKPHSWARLLGAAGFKVQRSRALAQGAFGPPAPDRWTWRPARPAPPAPSPAAAARQGNAFAALADLVRP, encoded by the coding sequence TTGCCGGGCGTGACGATCAAGGCGGTCCTCGGGCCCACCAACACCGGCAAGACCCACCTCGCCATCGAGCGGATGTGCGGCCATTCATCGGGCGCGATCGGCTTTCCGCTGCGCCTGCTGGCGCGCGAGGTGTACGACCGGGTGGTTCGGATCAAGGGCGAGAAATCGGTCGCGCTGATCACCGGCGAAGAGCGGATCGAGCCCAGGGACGCGCGTTATTTTTGCTGCACGGCGGAAGCGATGCCGCGGCTGGGCGGCGGGCACGCGTTCGTGGCGCTGGACGAAGCGCAGCTGTCGGCCGACCGCGAGCGGGGCCACGTGTTCACCGACCGATTGCTCAACGCGCGGGGCCGCGAGGAGACGATGCTGCTCGGCTCCTCCACGCTCGAACCGATGATCAAGGCGCTGATCCCCAAGGCCGAGATCGTCACGCGCCCACGGTTTTCCACGCTGACCTATGCCGGCGCGCGCAAGCTGTCGCGCCTGCCGCCGCGCAGCGCGATCGTCGCGTTCTCGACCGAGCAGGTTTACGCGATGGCCGAGATGCTGCGCCGCTTTCGCGGCGGCGCGGCGGTGGTGATGGGCGGCCTCAGCCCCGAAACCCGCAACCGGCAGGTCGCGCTGTTCCAGTCGGGCGAGGTCGATTACATCGTCGCCACCGACGCGATCGGCATGGGCCTCAACCTCGATGTCACGCACGTGGCCTTTGCCGGCCTCAGCAAGTTCGACGGGGTGCGCCAGCGGCGGCTGACCCCGGCGGAAATGGCGCAGATCGCCGGGCGCGCCGGGCGGCACCAGCAGGACGGCAGCTTCGGCACGCTGTCGGGCTCCGGCACGCGCGAAGGCGGGCCCGAGTTCACTGACGAGGAAGTCTATGCGATCGAGGAGCACCGCTTCGCCCCGCTGACCTCGCTCTACTGGCGCGAGGCGGAGCCGCGGTTCGACACCGTCGCCACCCTGATCGCTGATCTCGAATCGCCGCCGCCCGAACCCGGATTGGCGCGGGCGCCCGAAGCGGTCGATCTTGCCGTGCTCAAGCGGCTGGCGGAAGATCGGGCGATCGCGGACGTGCGCGGGCACGGGATGGTGCGCCGCCTGTGGGAGGCGGCCAGCCTGCCCGACTTTCGCCAGAGCGGGCCGGACACCCATGCGCGCTTCGTCGCGCGGCTGTGGCAGGACCTGCGGCAGGGCCATCTGGGCGCGGACTATGTCGCGGCGCGGATCGCCGAACTCGACCGGCCACAGGGCGATATCGACACCTTGCAGGGGCGGATCGCCGCCATCCGCAGCTGGGCTTATATCGCACAGCGCCCCGATTGGGTGCTGGCGCGCGACGAGATGGCGGCCCGCGCCCGCGCGGTCGAGGCCCGGCTGTCCGATGCGCTCCACGCGCGGCTGACCGAGCGGTTCGTCAACCGGAGGACCACGATCCTGATGAAAAGCATCGGCACCGACGCCGCCCTGTTGCCCGTCGCCCTCGGCGAAGGTGACGTCGTGACGGTGGAGGACGAGCCGATCGGCCATCTGGAGGCGTTTCGGTTCGTGGTCGATCACCAGGCGAACCACGCTGACCGGCGGATGCTGCTGGCCGCCGCCGAGAAAGCGCTGCCGCGATTGCTGGGGGAGCGCGCGCGGAGTCTCGCGGCCGATCCGTCTGCGCTGGAATTGGCCCAGGGCGAAATCCGCTGGCAGGGAAAGCCGCTGGCGCACCTCGGTTCTGGCCCTTCCGCCACCCGGCCACGGATCGTGCCGTCGCGCGATCTCGCCATCGTGCCCGACACAGACCGGCAGGCGCTGCTGACGGCTGTCGAGCGCTGGTTGGCCGCGCGACTGTCGCCTCTCGCCCCGCTGACCGGGCTGGAGGCGGCGACCCGCGACCCTGGTGTCGGCAGCGAAGCGCGCGCACTGCTGCTGGCGCTGGTGGGCGGTCACGGTGCGATCCCGCGCGATCGGGCCGGGACCGAGCATCTGCCGCGCGAAGCGCGCCCGTTGCTGCGCCGCCTTGGCGTCACATTCGGCGCGCTCGACGTGTTCGCGCCTGCCCTGCTCAAGCCCGCGGCACGGCGGGCGCTTCACGCGACCGGGATCGACCGCCGACCTGTGGCGGGCGAGATGCCGCCGGTGTTGGCCGCAAGCCGGCAGCTGCCTGCCGGTTACCGCCCGGCAGGGGACCAAGCGGTGCGGGTCGATGTCGCCGAAAAGCTGGTGCGCGCCGCTCACGATGCGCGGGTGAAGGCGGGGCGCGCGCGCCACTTCACGCTCGATCCGGCGCTCGCCACCTCGACCGGGCTCAAGCCGCACAGCTGGGCGCGCTTGCTCGGCGCCGCAGGGTTCAAGGTGCAGCGTTCGCGTGCCCTGGCGCAGGGTGCGTTCGGCCCGCCGGCGCCCGATAGATGGACCTGGCGTCCGGCGCGGCCCGCTCCTCCCGCGCCCTCCCCCGCCGCCGCCGCGCGTCAGGGCAATGCGTTTGCCGCGCTGGCGGATCTCGTGCGGCCTTGA
- the fdxA gene encoding ferredoxin FdxA, producing MTYVVTDACIKCKYTDCVEVCPVDCFYEGENMLVINPSECIDCGVCEPECPAEAILPDTEDNLEQWLELNTKLSAEWPNITQKKDPPADADEHKGEEGKYEKFFSPEPGEGD from the coding sequence ATGACCTACGTCGTCACCGACGCATGCATCAAGTGCAAGTACACCGACTGCGTCGAGGTCTGCCCGGTCGACTGCTTCTATGAAGGCGAGAACATGCTCGTCATCAACCCCAGCGAATGCATCGACTGCGGCGTGTGCGAGCCCGAATGTCCGGCCGAAGCGATCCTGCCCGATACCGAGGACAACCTCGAGCAGTGGCTGGAGCTCAACACCAAGCTGTCCGCCGAATGGCCCAACATCACCCAGAAGAAGGACCCGCCGGCGGACGCCGACGAGCATAAGGGCGAAGAGGGCAAGTACGAGAAGTTCTTCTCTCCGGAACCCGGCGAGGGCGATTGA
- a CDS encoding L-threonylcarbamoyladenylate synthase, giving the protein MGDKHTERLHADDTGIARAAELLAAGGLVALPTETVYGLAARADSTEAVAAIYRAKERPDFNPLIVHVPDLAAAEALAEFDPRARMLAERFWPGPLTLVLPLRAEPAVTAAVTAGLPTIALRCPAHPIMQAVLQRSRVPVAAPSANRSGTVSPTTADHVRATLDRRIDAVLDGGPCGRGLESTIVAVRAVGWQLLRAGPVAERELIALLGAPLEVTTARVEAPGQLAQHYSPGKPVRLNATAADPGEFLIGFGTVTGDCSLSATGDPAEAAARLYACLHLAAASGEPRVAVAPVPESGIGAAINDRLRRAAA; this is encoded by the coding sequence ATGGGCGACAAGCACACCGAGCGGCTGCACGCGGACGACACGGGAATCGCGCGGGCGGCTGAGCTGCTTGCAGCGGGCGGACTCGTCGCGCTGCCGACCGAGACGGTCTATGGCCTGGCTGCGCGCGCCGACAGTACGGAAGCGGTGGCGGCGATCTATCGCGCCAAGGAGCGGCCCGATTTCAATCCCTTGATCGTGCATGTGCCGGATCTGGCGGCGGCCGAGGCGCTGGCGGAGTTCGATCCCCGTGCGCGGATGCTGGCCGAGCGGTTCTGGCCCGGCCCGCTCACGCTCGTGCTGCCGTTGCGGGCCGAACCTGCGGTCACCGCGGCGGTCACCGCCGGCCTTCCCACGATCGCGTTGCGGTGTCCGGCGCATCCGATCATGCAAGCGGTGCTCCAGCGCAGTAGGGTGCCGGTTGCCGCGCCATCCGCCAATCGTAGCGGGACGGTCAGCCCCACTACTGCAGATCACGTGCGGGCGACGTTGGACAGGCGGATCGATGCGGTGCTCGATGGCGGACCATGCGGGCGGGGGCTGGAATCAACCATCGTGGCGGTGCGGGCGGTGGGGTGGCAGCTGCTGCGCGCGGGTCCGGTCGCCGAACGCGAACTGATCGCGCTGCTGGGCGCGCCGCTCGAGGTGACCACCGCGCGGGTGGAGGCGCCGGGGCAGCTCGCGCAGCATTATTCTCCCGGCAAGCCGGTGCGGTTGAACGCGACCGCCGCCGATCCCGGCGAATTCCTGATCGGGTTCGGGACGGTGACGGGGGACTGCAGCCTGTCGGCCACCGGCGATCCGGCCGAAGCGGCGGCGCGGCTCTACGCCTGCCTTCACCTCGCGGCTGCGTCGGGTGAGCCGCGCGTGGCGGTCGCACCGGTGCCGGAAAGCGGCATCGGCGCGGCGATCAACGATCGGTTGCGGCGCGCCGCGGCCTAG
- a CDS encoding sorbosone dehydrogenase family protein: MTTRRKILIGALVVILAIIGLAAYLFTPDRAQVPLAALTGAKPELTEPRAESFPTVGIAEPVGWRANEVPVAAQGLAVTRFADGLDHPRTMLVLPNGDVLVALTNRPPSEGSGGLQGMVEKFLFRKAGAGEPSADQIALLRDTDGDGKAEQRAILSNAALASPSGMAWADGTLYVANHNAVLAFPYDLGATTLDAKPVKLMDLPAAGNHWMRNLVISPDGTDLYIAVGSASNIAEKGIEREEGRAAIWNYNLETKRQRVFARGLRNPNGLDFSPWSGELWTTVNERDMLGSDLVPDYLTNVPIGADYGWPWVWWRHNFDERVTAFQPAGFNPDYVRIPEYALGPHVAALGLAFTGSGSTLGDRFDSGAVIARHGSWNRSPKSGYDVIYVPFDARGNPVGKPVPVLTGFLSKDGKTTRGRPTWVAFAQDGALLVTDDTAGIVWRVTAPGAAPAPAIERVSGERLPPQRELRGQEASFGADFARETPE, encoded by the coding sequence ATGACCACTCGCCGGAAAATCCTCATCGGTGCGCTCGTCGTGATCCTGGCGATCATCGGCCTGGCCGCATACCTCTTCACCCCCGACCGCGCCCAGGTGCCGCTGGCCGCTTTGACCGGTGCCAAGCCGGAGTTGACCGAGCCGCGCGCCGAAAGCTTCCCCACCGTCGGCATTGCGGAGCCGGTTGGCTGGCGAGCCAACGAGGTTCCGGTGGCGGCGCAAGGGCTGGCGGTGACGCGCTTTGCCGACGGGCTCGACCATCCGCGCACGATGCTGGTGCTGCCCAATGGCGATGTGCTGGTGGCGCTCACGAACCGCCCGCCCAGCGAAGGGTCGGGCGGCCTACAGGGTATGGTCGAGAAGTTCTTGTTCCGCAAAGCCGGCGCGGGAGAACCGAGTGCCGACCAGATCGCGCTGCTGCGCGACACCGATGGCGACGGGAAGGCCGAGCAGCGCGCGATCCTGAGCAACGCGGCGCTCGCCTCGCCCTCCGGCATGGCGTGGGCCGATGGCACGCTGTACGTCGCCAATCACAACGCGGTGCTGGCGTTTCCGTATGACCTGGGCGCGACCACCCTCGATGCCAAGCCGGTCAAGCTGATGGACCTGCCAGCGGCGGGCAATCACTGGATGCGTAATCTGGTGATCTCGCCGGACGGCACGGACCTCTACATCGCCGTCGGGTCGGCCTCGAACATCGCGGAAAAGGGCATCGAGCGCGAGGAAGGCCGCGCCGCAATCTGGAACTACAATCTGGAAACGAAGCGCCAGCGGGTCTTCGCAAGGGGCCTGCGCAATCCCAACGGGCTTGATTTCAGTCCATGGAGCGGAGAGCTGTGGACCACGGTCAACGAACGCGACATGCTCGGATCGGACCTCGTGCCGGATTATCTCACCAACGTGCCGATCGGCGCCGACTACGGCTGGCCGTGGGTCTGGTGGCGGCACAACTTCGATGAACGGGTCACCGCGTTCCAGCCCGCCGGCTTCAACCCCGATTACGTCCGTATTCCCGAATACGCGCTCGGCCCGCACGTTGCGGCGCTGGGCCTCGCGTTCACCGGCAGCGGCAGCACGCTGGGCGATCGGTTCGATTCGGGTGCGGTAATCGCGCGCCACGGCTCGTGGAACCGGTCGCCCAAGTCTGGCTACGACGTGATCTACGTGCCGTTCGATGCGCGCGGCAATCCCGTCGGAAAGCCCGTGCCGGTGCTCACCGGGTTCCTGTCCAAGGACGGCAAGACGACGCGCGGACGGCCGACCTGGGTCGCCTTTGCGCAGGATGGCGCGCTGCTGGTGACTGACGACACCGCCGGGATCGTCTGGCGAGTGACCGCCCCCGGGGCCGCGCCCGCCCCGGCGATCGAGCGGGTCAGCGGGGAGCGTCTGCCGCCCCAACGCGAGCTGCGCGGTCAGGAGGCGAGCTTCGGCGCGGACTTCGCCCGCGAGACGCCGGAATAA
- a CDS encoding RNA-binding S4 domain-containing protein: MRIDKLLWQLRFTKTRGLAQALVLQGHVRRNGARVLRASQDVVQGDTLTLPLPGGVRVIELLALPARRGPPAEAQACYRALDPNAIPAIAPAEPTTPGRGPPQ; encoded by the coding sequence ATGAGGATCGACAAGCTGCTGTGGCAGTTGCGCTTCACCAAGACCCGCGGCCTTGCCCAGGCGCTCGTTCTGCAAGGCCATGTCAGGCGCAACGGCGCGCGCGTCCTGCGCGCCAGCCAGGATGTGGTGCAAGGCGATACGCTGACGCTGCCGCTGCCCGGCGGGGTGCGGGTGATCGAACTGCTCGCCTTGCCGGCACGGCGCGGTCCGCCCGCCGAAGCGCAAGCCTGCTACCGCGCGCTTGACCCGAACGCGATTCCCGCCATAGCACCCGCAGAACCGACAACGCCTGGAAGGGGCCCGCCGCAATGA
- a CDS encoding acyl-CoA dehydrogenase produces the protein MYRPATADQLLALKVCAGIEELARSDRFAAAEPDMVEAIVEGIGAFAAGEWAPLNRVGDLEGALLENGVVRLPDGFADAYHHYVEQGWNAIAAPAEHGGQGLPFALGCNVLENLGSANFAFNLLPMLTTGAIDALEQHGSDAQKALFLPKMISGEWSGTMNLTEPQAGSDLGALRTVATPIKDGEHAGKYRIAGTKIFITWGDHELAENVIHLVLARLPDAPEGSRGISLFVVPKYLVNPDGSLGPRNDLRAVSLEHKLGIHASPTCVMSYGDSGDCIGELVGQPHRGLMAMFTMMNNARINVGNQGVQIGERALQAAAAYARDRVQSVRAGAADRNAVAIIEHPDVRRMLLRMKALTEGVRALLYYTAGQVDRGTLGNAAAAARAECLVPMLKAWGTDVGVEVASLGVQVHGGMGFVEETGAAQHYRDARIAPIYEGTNGIQAADLVTRKLGLENGEVLDALFAEIATDEHPRLARLAAECRDLARWMRETASIDDRLAGSVAFTTMSAVAVAGWQLGRQARAVAGGAAPSLSTSKPVTARYFLEQIVPEALGLASSARGGAEVLYALPTEALIA, from the coding sequence GTGTATCGCCCCGCCACCGCCGACCAGCTGCTCGCGCTCAAGGTGTGCGCCGGGATCGAGGAGCTCGCCCGGTCGGACCGATTCGCGGCCGCCGAACCCGACATGGTGGAGGCGATCGTCGAAGGCATCGGCGCGTTTGCCGCCGGTGAATGGGCGCCGCTCAACCGGGTGGGCGATCTGGAAGGCGCACTGCTGGAGAACGGCGTGGTCCGCTTGCCCGACGGCTTCGCGGATGCCTACCACCACTACGTCGAGCAGGGCTGGAATGCGATCGCCGCCCCCGCCGAACACGGCGGGCAGGGGCTGCCGTTCGCGCTGGGCTGCAACGTGCTCGAAAATCTTGGCAGCGCGAACTTCGCGTTCAACCTGCTGCCGATGCTCACCACCGGGGCGATCGACGCGCTCGAACAGCATGGGTCGGACGCGCAGAAAGCGCTCTTCCTACCCAAGATGATCAGCGGCGAATGGTCGGGGACGATGAACCTGACCGAACCGCAGGCGGGCAGCGACCTCGGCGCCCTGCGCACGGTCGCCACCCCGATCAAGGACGGCGAGCACGCCGGCAAGTACCGCATCGCCGGGACCAAGATCTTCATCACCTGGGGCGACCACGAGCTGGCGGAGAACGTCATTCACCTGGTGCTCGCCCGCCTGCCCGATGCACCCGAGGGGAGCCGCGGCATCTCGCTGTTCGTGGTGCCCAAGTACTTGGTGAACCCGGACGGATCGCTGGGCCCGCGCAACGACCTGCGCGCGGTGAGCCTGGAACATAAGCTGGGCATCCACGCCTCGCCCACCTGCGTGATGAGCTATGGCGACAGCGGCGACTGCATCGGCGAACTGGTCGGCCAGCCCCACCGCGGACTGATGGCGATGTTCACCATGATGAACAACGCGCGGATCAATGTCGGCAACCAGGGCGTGCAGATCGGTGAGCGCGCCTTGCAGGCGGCGGCCGCCTATGCCCGCGACCGGGTGCAGTCCGTGCGGGCGGGCGCGGCCGATCGCAACGCGGTGGCGATCATCGAACATCCCGACGTGCGCCGGATGCTACTGCGGATGAAAGCACTGACCGAAGGCGTACGCGCACTACTCTATTACACCGCCGGGCAGGTCGATCGCGGAACGTTGGGTAACGCTGCCGCCGCCGCGCGGGCCGAATGCCTGGTGCCGATGCTCAAGGCATGGGGCACCGATGTGGGGGTGGAGGTCGCCAGCCTGGGGGTCCAGGTCCACGGCGGAATGGGCTTCGTCGAGGAAACCGGCGCCGCACAGCATTACCGCGACGCGCGCATCGCGCCGATCTATGAAGGCACCAACGGCATCCAGGCCGCCGATCTCGTCACCCGCAAGCTGGGGCTGGAGAACGGCGAAGTGCTCGATGCGTTGTTCGCCGAGATCGCCACCGACGAACATCCGCGGCTGGCACGCCTCGCCGCTGAATGCCGCGACCTCGCCCGGTGGATGCGCGAGACCGCCTCGATCGACGACCGGCTCGCGGGCAGCGTGGCGTTCACCACGATGAGCGCCGTCGCGGTCGCCGGGTGGCAGTTGGGGCGGCAGGCGCGCGCCGTGGCAGGCGGCGCCGCGCCGTCGCTCAGCACGAGCAAGCCGGTGACCGCGCGCTATTTCCTTGAGCAGATCGTGCCCGAAGCGCTCGGTCTCGCCTCGTCTGCGCGCGGCGGGGCGGAGGTGCTCTATGCGCTGCCGACCGAGGCGCTGATCGCGTGA
- a CDS encoding DUF815 domain-containing protein has translation MTDPLERIAAALERLAPAPLTPPDWHAHPAYVWDGRTARGVDRIEAPALAQLIGIDRQKDLVTANVARLARGHAAHDMLLWGARGMGKSALVRAAAVAGQQNGGSLALVQVAADALASLPALFLQLASERRNFLVYLDDLGFAEVDTGGPRHLRSWLEGGVEARPANVRLAVTSNRRAIVPRHAGEQDDPLNPRDALDDLQALADRFGLAIGFHNASQDEYLAMIAAHAAPLALAWDEADALEWAKRRGARSGRTAWQFVTELAGRAGRPT, from the coding sequence GTGACCGATCCGCTGGAGCGGATCGCCGCCGCGCTGGAGCGGCTAGCACCGGCTCCGCTCACGCCGCCCGACTGGCACGCGCACCCGGCGTACGTGTGGGACGGACGCACGGCGCGCGGGGTGGACCGGATCGAGGCGCCCGCGCTGGCACAGCTGATTGGCATCGATCGGCAAAAGGATCTGGTGACGGCCAATGTCGCCCGGTTGGCGCGGGGTCACGCGGCGCATGACATGCTGCTGTGGGGCGCGCGCGGCATGGGCAAGAGCGCCCTGGTTCGCGCCGCCGCGGTGGCCGGACAGCAGAACGGCGGATCGCTTGCGCTGGTGCAGGTCGCCGCTGATGCCTTGGCCAGCCTGCCGGCCCTGTTTTTGCAGCTCGCATCGGAGCGGCGCAACTTCCTGGTTTACCTTGACGATCTCGGCTTCGCGGAAGTCGATACCGGCGGCCCGCGCCATCTGCGCAGCTGGCTGGAGGGCGGGGTGGAGGCGAGGCCGGCCAACGTCCGCCTGGCAGTCACTAGCAACCGCCGCGCGATCGTGCCGCGCCACGCTGGCGAGCAGGACGATCCGCTCAATCCGCGCGACGCGCTCGACGACCTGCAGGCGCTGGCAGACCGGTTCGGCCTGGCGATCGGGTTCCACAACGCCAGCCAGGACGAATATCTCGCGATGATCGCTGCCCACGCCGCGCCGCTTGCGCTCGCCTGGGACGAGGCCGACGCGCTCGAATGGGCCAAGCGCCGCGGAGCGCGGTCGGGCCGCACCGCGTGGCAGTTCGTCACCGAGCTTGCCGGCCGGGCGGGACGGCCGACCTAG
- a CDS encoding GAF domain-containing protein yields the protein MYDFRPDAALPKAELYRQLIAAAAALTEGERDGIANMANVAALMWEYLPDLNWAGFYRVVDGELVLGPFAGRPACIRIPLGQGVCGAAAASGTTQLVPDVHAFPGHIACDAASRSELVVPVARDGAVIAVIDLDSPLLARFDSEDAAGVEALAAMLATRI from the coding sequence ATGTACGATTTCCGCCCCGACGCCGCCTTGCCCAAGGCCGAACTATACCGCCAGTTGATCGCCGCCGCCGCCGCGCTGACCGAAGGCGAGCGCGATGGCATCGCCAACATGGCGAACGTCGCTGCGCTGATGTGGGAGTACCTGCCCGACCTCAACTGGGCGGGGTTCTACCGCGTCGTCGATGGTGAACTGGTGCTGGGCCCCTTCGCCGGCCGTCCGGCGTGCATCCGCATCCCTCTGGGCCAGGGAGTGTGCGGCGCCGCCGCGGCGAGCGGCACGACCCAGCTAGTGCCTGACGTCCACGCGTTTCCCGGCCATATCGCCTGCGATGCGGCGAGCCGGTCCGAACTCGTCGTCCCGGTGGCGCGTGACGGGGCGGTCATCGCGGTGATCGACCTCGACAGCCCGCTCCTCGCCCGTTTCGACAGCGAGGACGCCGCCGGCGTGGAGGCGCTCGCGGCAATGCTGGCTACGCGCATCTAA
- a CDS encoding head GIN domain-containing protein, producing the protein MLHKILKTAAPVLALALVAGLAGCNGKISVNGNEGVPLSELDLTGNAPTELVLAGPDTVIVTKGDKLSIDVEGDAEVSGAMRFTLDDEALGIMRENGWEGPGKAIVRVTLPQLSKLTLAGSGTVEADSVTGATELVVAGSGTARVTGVDADKLEVTIAGSGTLDAAGRARSLDLTVAGSGTARMAGLKVDKAEVTIAGSGDASFASDGTVDATVMGSGNVTVTGRAKCTIQSMGSGKLHCQAEGAADAAPSPAAQATEAGGASQPDAPAA; encoded by the coding sequence ATGCTGCACAAGATACTGAAGACCGCCGCTCCGGTTCTGGCGCTGGCTCTCGTCGCCGGCCTGGCTGGTTGCAACGGCAAGATCTCGGTCAACGGGAACGAGGGCGTTCCGCTGTCGGAACTGGACCTGACCGGCAACGCGCCGACCGAACTGGTGCTCGCTGGCCCTGACACGGTGATCGTCACCAAGGGCGACAAACTGTCCATCGATGTAGAGGGCGACGCCGAGGTGTCCGGCGCCATGCGGTTCACCCTCGACGACGAAGCGCTCGGGATCATGCGCGAGAACGGCTGGGAAGGGCCGGGCAAGGCAATCGTGCGGGTCACCCTTCCGCAGTTGTCCAAGCTGACCCTCGCGGGTTCGGGCACGGTGGAGGCCGACAGTGTCACCGGCGCGACCGAACTGGTGGTCGCGGGCAGCGGTACCGCGCGGGTTACCGGGGTGGACGCCGACAAGCTGGAGGTGACCATCGCCGGATCGGGCACCCTTGATGCCGCGGGCCGCGCCCGGTCGCTTGACTTGACCGTCGCGGGATCCGGCACTGCCCGGATGGCCGGGCTCAAGGTCGACAAGGCCGAGGTGACCATTGCCGGCTCGGGCGATGCCAGCTTCGCTTCCGACGGGACGGTTGATGCCACAGTCATGGGATCGGGCAACGTGACGGTGACGGGCCGGGCCAAGTGCACCATCCAGTCGATGGGATCGGGCAAGCTGCACTGCCAGGCTGAGGGCGCCGCGGACGCCGCGCCTTCCCCGGCCGCTCAGGCGACTGAGGCAGGCGGCGCCAGCCAGCCGGATGCGCCCGCCGCTTAA
- a CDS encoding CarD family transcriptional regulator, which yields MASQAPTAFDVGDYVVYPKHGVGRVVELQSEEIAGMKLDLYVLRFEKERMTLRVPMNKIESIGMRKLSSDKTLKEAMETLKGKPKVKRTMWSRRAQEYEAKINSGDLVSIAEVTRDLFRPEDQPEQSYSERQIFEAASSRLARELAAMEKTDEPAALNKILDVLREHAPKYYETAEEA from the coding sequence ATGGCTAGTCAGGCCCCCACCGCTTTCGACGTCGGCGACTATGTAGTCTATCCCAAGCACGGCGTGGGCCGGGTGGTCGAGCTGCAGAGCGAGGAAATCGCCGGCATGAAGCTCGACCTCTATGTGCTGCGCTTCGAGAAGGAACGGATGACCCTTCGCGTGCCGATGAACAAGATCGAATCGATCGGCATGCGCAAGCTGTCGAGCGACAAGACCCTGAAGGAAGCGATGGAAACCCTGAAGGGCAAGCCCAAGGTCAAGCGCACGATGTGGAGCCGCCGGGCGCAGGAATACGAAGCCAAGATCAATTCGGGCGACCTGGTCTCGATCGCCGAGGTGACCCGCGACCTGTTCCGCCCCGAAGACCAGCCCGAACAGAGCTATTCGGAACGCCAGATTTTCGAAGCCGCCTCCAGCCGGCTCGCGCGCGAGCTTGCCGCGATGGAGAAGACCGACGAGCCCGCCGCGCTCAACAAAATCCTCGACGTGCTGCGCGAACACGCGCCCAAGTACTACGAGACCGCCGAAGAGGCCTGA
- a CDS encoding head GIN domain-containing protein — protein sequence MRPFVAVSVAALSVAALNVAGPAAADRQNNPLDDGRPLAREWVETGEFAGLSALGPDHVRFSTGTQWQVRAEGDPRTLDRLRFVVRQDSLLVGRRSGDDSKLPAATIHVTAPAIRAATLAGSGTLNVDRLSGAAVSATVAGAGDLTVGAVTTKALTGTVAGSGNLRIAGRAERANLTVAGSGRVHGRALHADRVSSTVAGSGGVAVHSDGTVAAQISGSGDVAVAGRAACRQSRIGSGKLRCGG from the coding sequence ATGCGCCCGTTCGTCGCAGTTTCCGTCGCCGCGCTCAGCGTCGCTGCACTCAACGTCGCCGGTCCTGCTGCCGCCGATCGTCAGAACAATCCGCTGGACGACGGACGCCCGCTCGCACGCGAATGGGTCGAAACCGGGGAATTCGCCGGGCTGAGCGCGCTTGGTCCCGATCACGTCCGCTTTTCCACGGGTACCCAGTGGCAGGTGCGTGCCGAGGGTGATCCGCGCACGCTTGACCGGCTACGGTTCGTCGTCAGGCAGGACAGCCTGCTGGTGGGCCGCCGTTCGGGCGATGATAGCAAGCTTCCGGCTGCGACCATTCACGTCACCGCACCAGCGATCCGCGCTGCCACGCTCGCCGGGTCAGGGACCCTGAACGTCGACCGCCTGAGCGGGGCCGCGGTTTCAGCGACAGTAGCGGGCGCGGGCGACCTGACGGTCGGCGCGGTCACGACAAAGGCGCTGACCGGCACCGTCGCCGGCTCGGGCAATCTGCGAATCGCGGGCCGCGCCGAGCGCGCCAACCTGACCGTCGCCGGCAGCGGGCGCGTCCATGGCAGAGCCCTCCACGCCGACCGCGTGAGCTCGACCGTCGCCGGCTCAGGCGGAGTGGCGGTTCATTCGGATGGAACGGTCGCGGCGCAGATCAGCGGCAGCGGCGATGTCGCGGTGGCCGGCCGCGCCGCCTGCCGCCAGAGCCGGATCGGCTCGGGGAAACTGCGCTGCGGAGGCTGA